One Streptosporangium sp. NBC_01495 DNA window includes the following coding sequences:
- a CDS encoding ArsA-related P-loop ATPase, with protein MRARDTDWDGVRLHVVTGKGGTGKTTVAAALALALAAGGRKVLLVEVEGRQGISRVFDLPPLPYEERKIAVAPGGGDVYALAIDAEEAMLEYLEMFYGMRRAGRALSKIGIVDFATTIAPGFRDVLVTGKTSEAVRRKGKDGRRIYDAVVLDAPPTGRIARFLNVTSEVAGLARVGPIKNHADLVNGVVSSPETAVHFVTLLEEMPVQETLDGLRELRAAGLPPGGIFVNMIRESLLPAPVLDAAAEDRFDPAELVLGLKAAGLTDGGSAAVAVAEALTEEIAEHARRTELERYERLALDKAARPRYDLPLLADGVDLSGLYELAESIRTQGAA; from the coding sequence GTGAGAGCTCGCGACACCGATTGGGACGGCGTACGCCTTCACGTCGTCACCGGCAAAGGCGGCACCGGCAAGACCACGGTGGCCGCCGCACTCGCGCTCGCCCTCGCGGCGGGTGGCAGAAAGGTCCTGCTGGTCGAGGTCGAGGGCCGCCAGGGGATCTCCCGGGTATTCGACCTGCCACCGCTGCCGTACGAGGAGCGCAAGATCGCTGTCGCGCCCGGCGGCGGGGACGTCTACGCGCTGGCCATCGACGCCGAGGAGGCCATGCTCGAATATCTTGAGATGTTCTACGGCATGCGCAGGGCCGGCAGGGCGCTCAGCAAGATCGGCATCGTCGACTTCGCCACCACCATCGCCCCCGGCTTCCGCGACGTGCTGGTCACCGGCAAGACGAGCGAGGCCGTCCGGCGCAAGGGCAAGGACGGCAGGAGGATCTACGACGCGGTCGTGCTGGACGCGCCGCCGACGGGCAGGATCGCACGCTTCCTCAACGTCACCAGCGAGGTCGCGGGGCTGGCCAGGGTCGGCCCGATCAAGAACCACGCCGACCTGGTGAACGGCGTCGTGTCCTCCCCCGAGACCGCCGTGCACTTCGTCACGCTCCTGGAGGAGATGCCGGTCCAGGAGACCCTGGACGGCCTGCGTGAGCTCCGCGCCGCCGGGCTCCCGCCCGGCGGGATCTTCGTCAACATGATCCGCGAGTCGCTGCTCCCCGCCCCCGTCCTGGACGCCGCCGCCGAGGACAGGTTCGACCCGGCCGAGCTGGTGCTCGGCCTCAAGGCCGCCGGGCTCACCGACGGCGGCTCCGCTGCGGTCGCCGTGGCCGAGGCCCTGACCGAGGAGATCGCCGAGCACGCCCGCCGCACCGAGCTGGAACGGTATGAGAGGCTGGCGCTGGACAAGGCCGCCCGCCCCCGCTACGACCTGCCGCTGCTGGCCGACGGGGTGGACCTGTCGGGGCTGTACGAGCTGGCGGAATCGATCCGCACCCAGGGAGCAGCGTGA
- a CDS encoding ArsA family ATPase — protein MKTPPFLDLDAIIDDPNTRIVVCCGSGGVGKTTTAAALGLRAAERGRSAVVLTVDPARRLAQSMGLTELDNTPRPVMGVEGEGRLHAMMLDMKRTFDEIIEAHADPERARQILTNPFYQSLSSSFSGTQEYMAMEKLGQLRRSDEWDLIIVDTPPSRSALDFLDAPERLGRFLDGKLIRLLMLPAKAGGRSAFKLFNAGFGIVAGALTKLLGAQVLKDLQTFVSALDAVFGGFRARAEQTYRLLQAPGTAFVVVASPERDAMREASYFVERLAEERMPLAGLVVNRVHRSPASMLSGARSTAAAEDLESRGEHELTSAVLRLHAGRMQLAAREQREEEHFISAHPTVPVARVPAMSQDVHDLEGLREVGNLLAVR, from the coding sequence GTGAAGACCCCCCCGTTCCTCGACCTCGACGCGATCATCGACGACCCGAACACCCGGATCGTCGTCTGCTGCGGTTCGGGCGGCGTCGGGAAGACCACCACCGCCGCGGCACTGGGGCTGCGCGCGGCCGAGCGCGGCCGTTCCGCCGTGGTGCTCACGGTCGACCCCGCGCGACGGCTGGCGCAGTCGATGGGGCTCACCGAACTCGACAACACCCCCAGGCCTGTCATGGGCGTCGAGGGGGAGGGTCGCCTGCACGCCATGATGCTCGACATGAAGCGGACCTTCGACGAGATCATCGAGGCGCACGCCGACCCCGAGCGAGCCCGTCAGATCCTGACGAACCCCTTTTACCAGTCCCTGTCGTCCAGCTTCTCCGGCACGCAGGAATACATGGCGATGGAGAAGCTGGGCCAGCTCAGGCGGTCGGACGAATGGGATCTGATCATCGTCGACACCCCGCCGTCCCGCTCCGCGCTCGACTTCCTCGACGCTCCCGAGCGGCTCGGCCGCTTCCTCGACGGCAAGCTCATCCGGCTGCTCATGCTTCCCGCCAAGGCCGGGGGACGCAGCGCGTTCAAGCTGTTCAACGCGGGTTTCGGCATCGTCGCCGGGGCGCTGACCAAGCTGCTGGGCGCGCAGGTGCTCAAGGACCTGCAGACGTTCGTGTCCGCGCTGGACGCCGTCTTCGGCGGTTTCAGGGCGCGGGCGGAGCAGACCTACCGGCTCCTGCAGGCCCCGGGGACGGCGTTCGTCGTCGTGGCCTCGCCCGAGCGCGACGCGATGCGCGAGGCGTCCTACTTCGTGGAGAGGCTCGCCGAGGAGCGCATGCCCCTGGCGGGTCTCGTGGTCAACCGGGTGCACCGTTCGCCCGCGTCCATGCTGTCCGGGGCGCGGAGCACCGCCGCCGCGGAGGACCTGGAGTCGCGCGGCGAGCACGAGCTCACCTCCGCCGTGCTGCGGTTGCACGCCGGGCGGATGCAACTGGCCGCCCGCGAACAACGCGAGGAGGAGCACTTCATCTCCGCCCATCCCACGGTGCCCGTCGCGCGGGTCCCCGCCATGTCGCAGGACGTGCACGACCTGGAGGGACTGCGCGAGGTGGGCAACCTCCTGGCCGTCCGCTAG
- a CDS encoding WhiB family transcriptional regulator yields the protein MWITDWTSRAACKGADPDALFVQGAAQNRAKLICRGCPVRTECLADALDNRIEFGVWGGMTERERRALLRRRPDVDSWRDLLELAKEEYERTNELIAG from the coding sequence ATGTGGATCACGGATTGGACCTCCCGTGCGGCCTGTAAGGGTGCGGATCCTGACGCTTTGTTCGTTCAGGGTGCTGCCCAGAACCGAGCGAAGCTGATCTGCCGAGGATGCCCGGTCCGGACCGAGTGCCTCGCCGATGCGCTGGACAACCGCATCGAGTTCGGGGTGTGGGGCGGGATGACCGAGCGCGAACGCCGAGCGCTGTTGCGTCGGCGACCGGATGTCGACTCCTGGCGAGACCTGCTGGAGTTGGCCAAAGAAGAATACGAGCGGACTAATGAGCTGATCGCCGGCTGA
- a CDS encoding transglycosylase domain-containing protein, protein MLKLVGAAAVTGVLVAAVALPAVGGAGMTVNAAADELRLLPEELKEPPLAEKTTLLDADGKQFAQFYFENRESVKLDEVADVMKTAIVAIEDYRFYEHGAIDLEGTFRAAVKNVSGGGVVQGGSSITQQYVKLVLLNAAETKEEQDAAIAPTLSRKLNELRYALAIEEKYTKSEILERYLNISYYGAGAYGIQAAARRFFNKPASKLTLWEAATLAGAVQNPSVTDPGAGKASRDRLIERRNIVLNRMAELGKITPQEAEEAKKKKLGFKNIEAPGGCEESAYPYFCLYARQEIATNEDFGKTRKQRERLLQRGGLVIRTTLDTKAQKASEKAIREYVKASDKPVAAQAMVVPGTGAVKAMAASRNFGRNKKKNEISYNLVGDKAHGGGAGFQAGSTFKPFTLLTALDQGLKLNDGFGTGSGYRAPSESAFRDCKGNRVGEPEHEVKNSSEGGGGFKTLTTGTLGSVNTFFMRLEQEVGLCETVKMAKNLGIKRADGRALKEFETFTLGINEMDPVTVSAAYATIAARGTYCSPMVITESTDRDGKKTSYKPKCKQVLDEEVADAASHIMSGVFTKGTMTEVGGIGRPAAGKTGTTDAYTAAWFAGFTPDLASAVSLGDPRGAFKYDLTGVTIGGRYYSYVYGASISGRIWKDSMLDALKGVEATPFTPVNMERFGGCSGGRCAPKPPPKREGDGPGDGRGDNGDNGDNGDSPFRPDNGGQEVNDGAPFGPFGGAPIAPAVP, encoded by the coding sequence GTGCTGAAGTTGGTCGGCGCGGCGGCTGTCACGGGTGTGCTTGTCGCCGCCGTGGCGCTTCCGGCAGTGGGCGGCGCGGGGATGACGGTGAACGCGGCGGCCGACGAGCTGCGCCTTCTCCCCGAGGAGCTCAAGGAGCCCCCCCTCGCCGAGAAGACCACCCTGCTCGACGCCGACGGCAAGCAGTTCGCCCAGTTCTACTTCGAGAACCGCGAGTCGGTGAAGCTGGACGAGGTCGCCGACGTCATGAAGACGGCGATCGTGGCGATCGAGGACTACCGGTTCTACGAGCACGGGGCGATCGACCTTGAGGGCACCTTCCGCGCGGCGGTGAAGAACGTCTCGGGCGGCGGGGTCGTCCAGGGCGGCTCCTCCATCACGCAGCAGTACGTCAAGCTCGTGCTCCTCAACGCCGCGGAGACCAAGGAGGAGCAGGACGCCGCGATCGCCCCCACGCTCTCCAGGAAGCTGAACGAGCTGCGCTACGCGCTGGCCATCGAGGAGAAGTACACCAAGTCGGAGATCCTCGAGCGCTATCTGAACATCTCCTACTACGGCGCGGGCGCCTACGGCATCCAGGCCGCGGCCAGGCGCTTCTTCAACAAGCCGGCCTCGAAGCTGACCCTGTGGGAGGCGGCCACCCTCGCCGGAGCCGTACAGAACCCGAGCGTGACCGACCCCGGCGCGGGCAAGGCCTCCCGCGACCGGCTGATCGAGCGACGCAACATCGTGCTGAACCGGATGGCCGAGCTCGGCAAGATCACGCCGCAGGAGGCCGAGGAGGCCAAGAAGAAGAAGCTCGGCTTCAAGAACATCGAGGCCCCCGGCGGCTGCGAGGAGAGCGCCTACCCGTACTTCTGCCTCTACGCGCGGCAGGAGATCGCGACGAACGAGGACTTCGGCAAGACCCGCAAGCAGCGCGAGAGGCTGCTGCAGCGAGGCGGCCTGGTCATCAGGACGACGCTCGACACGAAGGCCCAGAAGGCCTCGGAGAAGGCGATCAGGGAGTACGTCAAGGCCAGCGACAAGCCGGTCGCCGCACAGGCGATGGTCGTCCCCGGCACCGGCGCCGTGAAGGCGATGGCCGCCAGCCGCAACTTCGGCAGGAACAAGAAGAAGAACGAGATCAGCTACAACCTCGTCGGCGACAAGGCCCACGGCGGCGGGGCGGGCTTCCAGGCGGGCTCCACGTTCAAGCCCTTCACCCTCCTGACCGCCCTGGACCAGGGTCTGAAGCTGAACGACGGCTTCGGCACCGGTTCCGGCTACCGGGCACCCAGCGAGAGCGCGTTCCGTGACTGCAAGGGCAACAGGGTCGGCGAGCCCGAACACGAGGTCAAGAACTCCAGCGAGGGTGGCGGCGGCTTCAAGACCCTGACCACCGGCACCCTGGGCTCGGTGAACACCTTCTTCATGCGCCTGGAGCAGGAGGTCGGCCTCTGCGAGACGGTCAAGATGGCCAAGAACCTGGGCATCAAGCGCGCCGACGGCAGGGCTCTGAAGGAGTTCGAGACCTTCACCCTCGGTATCAACGAGATGGACCCGGTGACGGTCTCCGCCGCCTACGCGACGATCGCCGCCCGCGGCACCTACTGCAGCCCGATGGTGATCACCGAGAGCACCGACCGCGACGGCAAGAAGACCTCCTACAAGCCGAAGTGCAAGCAGGTCCTGGACGAGGAGGTCGCCGACGCGGCCAGCCACATCATGTCCGGGGTCTTCACCAAGGGCACGATGACCGAGGTCGGCGGCATCGGCCGGCCGGCGGCGGGCAAGACCGGCACCACCGACGCCTACACCGCCGCCTGGTTCGCCGGGTTCACCCCCGATCTCGCCTCCGCGGTCAGCCTCGGCGACCCGCGCGGCGCCTTCAAGTACGACCTGACCGGCGTGACCATCGGCGGGCGCTACTACAGCTACGTGTACGGCGCCTCGATCTCCGGGCGGATCTGGAAGGACTCCATGCTCGACGCGCTCAAGGGCGTCGAGGCGACCCCCTTCACCCCGGTGAACATGGAGCGCTTCGGCGGCTGCTCCGGCGGCCGGTGCGCGCCCAAGCCCCCGCCGAAGCGCGAGGGCGACGGCCCCGGTGACGGCCGGGGTGACAACGGCGACAACGGTGACAACGGCGACAGCCCGTTCAGGCCGGACAACGGTGGCCAGGAGGTCAACGACGGCGCCCCGTTCGGCCCGTTCGGCGGCGCCCCGATCGCCCCGGCCGTCCCGTAG
- a CDS encoding GatB/YqeY domain-containing protein, with translation MSALKDKLKADLTASMKSRDEIRTRTIRMALAAVNVEEVSGRTARELSDDEVVKVLAKEAKKRREAAEAFSGAGRVEQAQAEVDEQAVLEAYLPAQLSDEELAGLVDEAVAESGATGPQAMGQVMKIVNPKVAGRAEGGRVAQAVRARLASS, from the coding sequence ATGAGCGCATTGAAGGACAAGCTGAAGGCCGATCTCACGGCCTCCATGAAGAGCAGGGACGAGATCCGCACCCGCACGATTCGCATGGCCCTCGCGGCCGTGAACGTCGAGGAGGTCTCGGGTAGGACGGCACGCGAGCTCAGTGACGACGAGGTCGTCAAGGTGCTGGCCAAGGAGGCCAAGAAGCGCCGTGAGGCCGCCGAGGCGTTCAGCGGTGCCGGCCGGGTGGAGCAGGCTCAGGCGGAGGTCGACGAGCAGGCCGTGCTGGAGGCGTACCTGCCCGCGCAGCTGTCCGACGAGGAGCTCGCCGGGCTCGTGGACGAGGCCGTCGCCGAGAGCGGCGCCACCGGGCCGCAGGCCATGGGCCAGGTCATGAAGATCGTGAACCCGAAGGTCGCCGGCCGCGCCGAGGGCGGTCGCGTCGCGCAGGCCGTACGGGCCCGCCTGGCGTCATCCTGA
- a CDS encoding metallophosphoesterase: MRKAAAVPLSLFGVGLAGLAYASIVERNAFRLRRFDVPVLEPGQRPVRILHLSDLHLTPGRRMLIDWVRSLGALNPDLVVNTGDSIAHPDSIAPLLHALEPLLSRPGLFVYGSNDMYEPRPKNPARYLWRTSKADYGQKIPNLPWEELGAAMAAEGWLDMNNTTARLKVGDLDVAVGGIHDSHINLDRYDLIAGPAPAAADLRLGVMHSPEPRNLTRFAADGYQLLLAGHTHGGQLCVPFYGALVTNCGIDRARVKGMSRHDSAYLHVSAGLGTSPYAPARFACYPEASLLTLMPRRRGDASTHEVR; this comes from the coding sequence GTGAGGAAAGCAGCCGCGGTGCCCCTGTCCCTGTTCGGCGTCGGCCTGGCCGGCCTCGCGTACGCCTCGATCGTCGAGCGCAACGCGTTCCGGCTGCGCCGCTTCGACGTGCCCGTTCTGGAGCCGGGGCAGCGGCCGGTGCGCATCCTCCACCTGTCCGACCTGCACCTCACCCCCGGCAGGCGGATGCTCATCGACTGGGTGCGCTCGCTGGGAGCCCTCAACCCCGACCTGGTGGTCAACACCGGCGACTCCATCGCGCACCCCGACTCGATCGCGCCCCTCCTGCACGCCCTGGAACCCCTGCTGTCACGGCCGGGCCTGTTCGTCTACGGTTCCAACGACATGTACGAGCCGCGGCCGAAGAACCCCGCACGCTACCTCTGGCGCACCTCCAAGGCCGACTACGGCCAGAAGATCCCCAACCTCCCCTGGGAGGAGCTGGGCGCCGCCATGGCCGCCGAGGGCTGGCTCGACATGAACAACACCACCGCCCGCCTCAAGGTCGGCGATCTCGACGTGGCCGTGGGCGGCATCCACGACTCCCACATCAACCTCGACCGCTACGACCTGATCGCCGGTCCCGCCCCGGCCGCGGCCGACCTGCGCCTGGGCGTGATGCACTCGCCGGAGCCCCGCAACCTGACCCGCTTCGCCGCCGACGGCTACCAGCTGCTGCTCGCCGGGCACACCCACGGCGGCCAGCTCTGCGTCCCCTTCTACGGCGCCCTGGTCACCAACTGCGGCATCGACCGGGCCCGCGTCAAGGGCATGAGCCGCCACGACTCCGCCTACCTCCACGTCTCCGCCGGCCTCGGCACCAGCCCTTACGCCCCGGCCCGTTTCGCCTGCTACCCCGAGGCCAGCCTCCTGACTCTGATGCCCCGCCGCCGGGGCGACGCAAGCACCCATGAAGTCCGCTAG